The following proteins are co-located in the Salvelinus namaycush isolate Seneca chromosome 31, SaNama_1.0, whole genome shotgun sequence genome:
- the aggf1 gene encoding angiogenic factor with G patch and FHA domains 1 isoform X4: MVVTRCLCSTFRLIFLAERNEDVRPSEESKRIDGSMATNGEKASGGEEGSDSEVAELRQKVESLKQELKSCTKELTKLQKQLTKSERLQKSTLGYNEDLRKQVNKLSAEIHERKKKAKERAEAETQTEEYTWSETDYYNYYYGGGYYQGDGVATDTQGTVTPEGQEATDASEMTNAESTTDTATDMTTDTATVMITEVSVEGGIAAAQPEEVDTGSIADMLRATAEQAMTQTGFVFDETTGMYYDHSTGFYYDSASQLYYDNNTGMYYYYDAESGKYQFHSRIEVPTVQPVSETSQVKKSLDKKGRKWKKVPERTARQDDKVEDVTNSLANMKISYFWNSASRRVAEKVWPPCVRVTVVRSPVLQTGTLFIITADSPATIGREKDMNHAISISEMGVSKLHAEVYFDQDQQCYMLVDQGSQNGTVLNGNRILQPNAKCDPCPLTHGDEVKMGETVLSFHIHAGTDTCDGCEPGQVMAHLSKHQRNQPLQAGPAPTKEDKELLRQKELKQMKVKYGLKSAEYEEDKALRNPRYVDRAESRRQTVGSEGVFQRDDAPASVHVEISEVNKGRKMLEKMGWKKGEGLGKDGAGMKDPIQLKIRKSQSGFGAGAAVSVDEAGSLSRTKTQRNWEKARERFNDTCQTETPTVKKEQSPAPKPWVKGEVAE; encoded by the exons ACGGAAGTATGGCGACAAATGGAGAGAAGgcgagtggaggagaggaggggtcgGATTCCGAGGTGGCTGAGCTTCGCCAGAAAGTAGAGTCGCTAAAGCAAGAACTGAAAAGCTGCACAAAAGAACTGACCAAATTACAGAAACAACTGACCAAGTCTGAGAGGCTTCAGAAAAGCACATTAGGCTACAATGAAGACTTGAGGAAACAG GTCAACAAGCTTAGTGCAGAGATTCATGAACGAAAGAAAAAGGCGAAAGAGAGAGCTGAagctgagacacagacagaggaataTACCTGGTCAGAAACTG AttattacaactactactatgGAGGAGGCTACTACCAGGGTGATGGTGTGGCTACAGACACCCAGGGGACCGTGACACCTGAGGGGCAGGAAGCCACTGATGCCTCAGAGATGACAAATGCAGAATCAACCACTGACACAGCTACAGACATGACGACAGACACCGCCACAGTGATGATTACAGAGGTGTCTGTAGAGGGTGGTATTGCTGCCGCTCAACCAGAG GAAGTGGATACGGGCTCCATAGCTGACATGCTGAGAGCCACAGCTGAGCAGGCCATGACACAGACTGGCTTTGTGTTTGATGAGACCACAGGGATGTACTACGACCACAGCACTGGCTTTTACTACGACTCG GCCAGTCAGTTGTACTATGATAACAACACAGGGATGTACTACTACTACGATGCAGAGAGTGGCAAGTACCAGTTCCACTCCAGGATAGAGGTTCCTACTGTACAGCCTGTCTCAGAGACCAGCCAGGTGAAAAAGAGCCTAGACAAGAAAGGAAGGAAGTGGAAGAAAGTTCCAGAGAGAACCGCCCGTCAGGATGATAAG GTAGAAGACGTGACTAACTCACTGGCTAACATGAAGATTTCCTATTTCTGGAACTCAGCTTCCCGTAGAG TTGCTGAGAAGGTGTGGCCGCCCTGTGTGAGGGTGACAGTGGTCAGATCTCCAGTGTTACAGACAGGAACACTTTTCATCATCACAGCTGACTCTCCAGCCACCATTGGCAG GGAGAAGGATATGAACCATGCCATTAGTATATCTGAAATGGGAGTCAGTAAG CTCCATGCAGAGGTGTACTTTGACCAGGACCAACAGTGCTACATGCTAGTGGACCAGGGAAGCCAGAACGGAACTGTCCTCAATGGCAACCGAATCCTACAG CCCAACGCTAAGTGTGACCCTTGCCCTCTGACCCATGGGGATGAGGTGAAGATGGGAGAGACTGTTCTGTCCTTCCACATCCACGCAGGGACAGACACCTGTGACGGCTGTGAACCTGGACAGGTTATGGCTCACCTCAGCAAACACCAGAGGAACCAACCACTACAGGCCG GTCCAGCTCCAACCAAAGAGGACAAGGAGCTGCTCCGACAGAAAGAACTGAAACAGATGAAGGTTAAATATGGCCTGAAG AGCGCTGAGTATGAGGAGGATAAAGCCCTGAGGAAccccaggtatgtggaccgggCCGAGTCTCGCCGTCAGACCGTGGGCAGCGAGGGAGTCTTTCAACGGGATGACGCACCCGCCTCTGTACACGT TGAGATCAGTGAAGTCAACAAGGGAAGGAAGATGTTGGAGAAGATGGGCTGGAAGAAAGGAGAAGGCCTGGGCAAAGATGGAGCTGGAATGAAAGACCCG ATCCAGTTGAAGATCCGGAAGTCCCAGTCAGGCTTTGGGGCAGGAGCTGCTGTGTCGGTGGACGAGGCTGGGTCTCTGAGTAGGACCAAGACCCAAAGGAACTGGGAGAAGGCCAGGGAGCGGTTTAATGACACATGCCAGACAGAGACACCCACAGTCAAGAAGGAGCAGAGCCCAGCACCCAAACCTTGGGTTAAAGGAGAAGTGGCTGAGTGA
- the aggf1 gene encoding angiogenic factor with G patch and FHA domains 1 isoform X6: MTNAESTTDTATDMTTDTATVMITEVSVEGGIAAAQPEEVDTGSIADMLRATAEQAMTQTGFVFDETTGMYYDHSTGFYYDSASQLYYDNNTGMYYYYDAESGKYQFHSRIEVPTVQPVSETSQVKKSLDKKGRKWKKVPERTARQDDKGLVKEELDLDEWVERRIPKRGAGSRRQRGRSLTPDAPLQKKISLKTRQAKSAERSLKRKKRKDGLRSDDASSSRRRKKKKAKSDKLIKKKKAKAASASRSDDSSGNNDPEEGEITESEGEWKSTSSSPPPTKYSSESEIESQEVAEKVWPPCVRVTVVRSPVLQTGTLFIITADSPATIGREKDMNHAISISEMGVSKLHAEVYFDQDQQCYMLVDQGSQNGTVLNGNRILQPNAKCDPCPLTHGDEVKMGETVLSFHIHAGTDTCDGCEPGQVMAHLSKHQRNQPLQAGPAPTKEDKELLRQKELKQMKVKYGLKSAEYEEDKALRNPRYVDRAESRRQTVGSEGVFQRDDAPASVHVEISEVNKGRKMLEKMGWKKGEGLGKDGAGMKDPIQLKIRKSQSGFGAGAAVSVDEAGSLSRTKTQRNWEKARERFNDTCQTETPTVKKEQSPAPKPWVKGEVAE; the protein is encoded by the exons ATGACAAATGCAGAATCAACCACTGACACAGCTACAGACATGACGACAGACACCGCCACAGTGATGATTACAGAGGTGTCTGTAGAGGGTGGTATTGCTGCCGCTCAACCAGAG GAAGTGGATACGGGCTCCATAGCTGACATGCTGAGAGCCACAGCTGAGCAGGCCATGACACAGACTGGCTTTGTGTTTGATGAGACCACAGGGATGTACTACGACCACAGCACTGGCTTTTACTACGACTCG GCCAGTCAGTTGTACTATGATAACAACACAGGGATGTACTACTACTACGATGCAGAGAGTGGCAAGTACCAGTTCCACTCCAGGATAGAGGTTCCTACTGTACAGCCTGTCTCAGAGACCAGCCAGGTGAAAAAGAGCCTAGACAAGAAAGGAAGGAAGTGGAAGAAAGTTCCAGAGAGAACCGCCCGTCAGGATGATAAG GGCCTTGTAAAGGAGGAGCTGGACCTTGATGAGTGGGTGGAGCGGCGAATCCCCAAGAGGGGCGCAGGCTCGCGCAGGCAGAGGGGGCGGTCTCTTACTCCAGATGCTCCTCTGCAAAAAAAAATCTCCTTGAAGACTCGCCAGGCGAAGAGCGCCGAACGCTCgttgaagaggaagaagaggaaagaTGGTTTGCGCTCCGATGATGCGAGCAGctcgaggaggaggaagaagaagaaggctAAATCAGATAAACTCATCAAGAAAAAGAAGGCTAAAGCAGCGTCTGCGTCGCGGAGTGATGACTCGAGTGGGAACAATGATCCTGAGGAGGGGGAGATCACGGAGTCGGAGGGAGAATGGAAGTCtacctcttcctcccctcctcccaccAAATACAGCTCAGAGTCAGAGATAGAGAGTCAGGAAG TTGCTGAGAAGGTGTGGCCGCCCTGTGTGAGGGTGACAGTGGTCAGATCTCCAGTGTTACAGACAGGAACACTTTTCATCATCACAGCTGACTCTCCAGCCACCATTGGCAG GGAGAAGGATATGAACCATGCCATTAGTATATCTGAAATGGGAGTCAGTAAG CTCCATGCAGAGGTGTACTTTGACCAGGACCAACAGTGCTACATGCTAGTGGACCAGGGAAGCCAGAACGGAACTGTCCTCAATGGCAACCGAATCCTACAG CCCAACGCTAAGTGTGACCCTTGCCCTCTGACCCATGGGGATGAGGTGAAGATGGGAGAGACTGTTCTGTCCTTCCACATCCACGCAGGGACAGACACCTGTGACGGCTGTGAACCTGGACAGGTTATGGCTCACCTCAGCAAACACCAGAGGAACCAACCACTACAGGCCG GTCCAGCTCCAACCAAAGAGGACAAGGAGCTGCTCCGACAGAAAGAACTGAAACAGATGAAGGTTAAATATGGCCTGAAG AGCGCTGAGTATGAGGAGGATAAAGCCCTGAGGAAccccaggtatgtggaccgggCCGAGTCTCGCCGTCAGACCGTGGGCAGCGAGGGAGTCTTTCAACGGGATGACGCACCCGCCTCTGTACACGT TGAGATCAGTGAAGTCAACAAGGGAAGGAAGATGTTGGAGAAGATGGGCTGGAAGAAAGGAGAAGGCCTGGGCAAAGATGGAGCTGGAATGAAAGACCCG ATCCAGTTGAAGATCCGGAAGTCCCAGTCAGGCTTTGGGGCAGGAGCTGCTGTGTCGGTGGACGAGGCTGGGTCTCTGAGTAGGACCAAGACCCAAAGGAACTGGGAGAAGGCCAGGGAGCGGTTTAATGACACATGCCAGACAGAGACACCCACAGTCAAGAAGGAGCAGAGCCCAGCACCCAAACCTTGGGTTAAAGGAGAAGTGGCTGAGTGA
- the aggf1 gene encoding angiogenic factor with G patch and FHA domains 1 isoform X2 — MATNGEKASGGEEGSDSEVAELRQKVESLKQELKSCTKELTKLQKQLTKSERLQKSTLGYNEDLRKQVNKLSAEIHERKKKAKERAEAETQTEEYTWSETDYYNYYYGGGYYQGDGVATDTQGTVTPEGQEATDASEMTNAESTTDTATDMTTDTATVMITEVSVEGGIAAAQPEEVDTGSIADMLRATAEQAMTQTGFVFDETTGMYYDHSTGFYYDSASQLYYDNNTGMYYYYDAESGKYQFHSRIEVPTVQPVSETSQVKKSLDKKGRKWKKVPERTARQDDKGLVKEELDLDEWVERRIPKRGAGSRRQRGRSLTPDAPLQKKISLKTRQAKSAERSLKRKKRKDGLRSDDASSSRRRKKKKAKSDKLIKKKKAKAASASRSDDSSGNNDPEEGEITESEGEWKSTSSSPPPTKYSSESEIESQEVAEKVWPPCVRVTVVRSPVLQTGTLFIITADSPATIGREKDMNHAISISEMGVSKLHAEVYFDQDQQCYMLVDQGSQNGTVLNGNRILQPNAKCDPCPLTHGDEVKMGETVLSFHIHAGTDTCDGCEPGQVMAHLSKHQRNQPLQAGPAPTKEDKELLRQKELKQMKVKYGLKSAEYEEDKALRNPRYVDRAESRRQTVGSEGVFQRDDAPASVHVEISEVNKGRKMLEKMGWKKGEGLGKDGAGMKDPIQLKIRKSQSGFGAGAAVSVDEAGSLSRTKTQRNWEKARERFNDTCQTETPTVKKEQSPAPKPWVKGEVAE; from the exons ATGGCGACAAATGGAGAGAAGgcgagtggaggagaggaggggtcgGATTCCGAGGTGGCTGAGCTTCGCCAGAAAGTAGAGTCGCTAAAGCAAGAACTGAAAAGCTGCACAAAAGAACTGACCAAATTACAGAAACAACTGACCAAGTCTGAGAGGCTTCAGAAAAGCACATTAGGCTACAATGAAGACTTGAGGAAACAG GTCAACAAGCTTAGTGCAGAGATTCATGAACGAAAGAAAAAGGCGAAAGAGAGAGCTGAagctgagacacagacagaggaataTACCTGGTCAGAAACTG AttattacaactactactatgGAGGAGGCTACTACCAGGGTGATGGTGTGGCTACAGACACCCAGGGGACCGTGACACCTGAGGGGCAGGAAGCCACTGATGCCTCAGAGATGACAAATGCAGAATCAACCACTGACACAGCTACAGACATGACGACAGACACCGCCACAGTGATGATTACAGAGGTGTCTGTAGAGGGTGGTATTGCTGCCGCTCAACCAGAG GAAGTGGATACGGGCTCCATAGCTGACATGCTGAGAGCCACAGCTGAGCAGGCCATGACACAGACTGGCTTTGTGTTTGATGAGACCACAGGGATGTACTACGACCACAGCACTGGCTTTTACTACGACTCG GCCAGTCAGTTGTACTATGATAACAACACAGGGATGTACTACTACTACGATGCAGAGAGTGGCAAGTACCAGTTCCACTCCAGGATAGAGGTTCCTACTGTACAGCCTGTCTCAGAGACCAGCCAGGTGAAAAAGAGCCTAGACAAGAAAGGAAGGAAGTGGAAGAAAGTTCCAGAGAGAACCGCCCGTCAGGATGATAAG GGCCTTGTAAAGGAGGAGCTGGACCTTGATGAGTGGGTGGAGCGGCGAATCCCCAAGAGGGGCGCAGGCTCGCGCAGGCAGAGGGGGCGGTCTCTTACTCCAGATGCTCCTCTGCAAAAAAAAATCTCCTTGAAGACTCGCCAGGCGAAGAGCGCCGAACGCTCgttgaagaggaagaagaggaaagaTGGTTTGCGCTCCGATGATGCGAGCAGctcgaggaggaggaagaagaagaaggctAAATCAGATAAACTCATCAAGAAAAAGAAGGCTAAAGCAGCGTCTGCGTCGCGGAGTGATGACTCGAGTGGGAACAATGATCCTGAGGAGGGGGAGATCACGGAGTCGGAGGGAGAATGGAAGTCtacctcttcctcccctcctcccaccAAATACAGCTCAGAGTCAGAGATAGAGAGTCAGGAAG TTGCTGAGAAGGTGTGGCCGCCCTGTGTGAGGGTGACAGTGGTCAGATCTCCAGTGTTACAGACAGGAACACTTTTCATCATCACAGCTGACTCTCCAGCCACCATTGGCAG GGAGAAGGATATGAACCATGCCATTAGTATATCTGAAATGGGAGTCAGTAAG CTCCATGCAGAGGTGTACTTTGACCAGGACCAACAGTGCTACATGCTAGTGGACCAGGGAAGCCAGAACGGAACTGTCCTCAATGGCAACCGAATCCTACAG CCCAACGCTAAGTGTGACCCTTGCCCTCTGACCCATGGGGATGAGGTGAAGATGGGAGAGACTGTTCTGTCCTTCCACATCCACGCAGGGACAGACACCTGTGACGGCTGTGAACCTGGACAGGTTATGGCTCACCTCAGCAAACACCAGAGGAACCAACCACTACAGGCCG GTCCAGCTCCAACCAAAGAGGACAAGGAGCTGCTCCGACAGAAAGAACTGAAACAGATGAAGGTTAAATATGGCCTGAAG AGCGCTGAGTATGAGGAGGATAAAGCCCTGAGGAAccccaggtatgtggaccgggCCGAGTCTCGCCGTCAGACCGTGGGCAGCGAGGGAGTCTTTCAACGGGATGACGCACCCGCCTCTGTACACGT TGAGATCAGTGAAGTCAACAAGGGAAGGAAGATGTTGGAGAAGATGGGCTGGAAGAAAGGAGAAGGCCTGGGCAAAGATGGAGCTGGAATGAAAGACCCG ATCCAGTTGAAGATCCGGAAGTCCCAGTCAGGCTTTGGGGCAGGAGCTGCTGTGTCGGTGGACGAGGCTGGGTCTCTGAGTAGGACCAAGACCCAAAGGAACTGGGAGAAGGCCAGGGAGCGGTTTAATGACACATGCCAGACAGAGACACCCACAGTCAAGAAGGAGCAGAGCCCAGCACCCAAACCTTGGGTTAAAGGAGAAGTGGCTGAGTGA
- the aggf1 gene encoding angiogenic factor with G patch and FHA domains 1 isoform X3: MVVTRCLCSTFRLIFLAERNEDVRPSEESKRIDYYNYYYGGGYYQGDGVATDTQGTVTPEGQEATDASEMTNAESTTDTATDMTTDTATVMITEVSVEGGIAAAQPEEVDTGSIADMLRATAEQAMTQTGFVFDETTGMYYDHSTGFYYDSASQLYYDNNTGMYYYYDAESGKYQFHSRIEVPTVQPVSETSQVKKSLDKKGRKWKKVPERTARQDDKGLVKEELDLDEWVERRIPKRGAGSRRQRGRSLTPDAPLQKKISLKTRQAKSAERSLKRKKRKDGLRSDDASSSRRRKKKKAKSDKLIKKKKAKAASASRSDDSSGNNDPEEGEITESEGEWKSTSSSPPPTKYSSESEIESQEVAEKVWPPCVRVTVVRSPVLQTGTLFIITADSPATIGREKDMNHAISISEMGVSKLHAEVYFDQDQQCYMLVDQGSQNGTVLNGNRILQPNAKCDPCPLTHGDEVKMGETVLSFHIHAGTDTCDGCEPGQVMAHLSKHQRNQPLQAGPAPTKEDKELLRQKELKQMKVKYGLKSAEYEEDKALRNPRYVDRAESRRQTVGSEGVFQRDDAPASVHVEISEVNKGRKMLEKMGWKKGEGLGKDGAGMKDPIQLKIRKSQSGFGAGAAVSVDEAGSLSRTKTQRNWEKARERFNDTCQTETPTVKKEQSPAPKPWVKGEVAE, from the exons AttattacaactactactatgGAGGAGGCTACTACCAGGGTGATGGTGTGGCTACAGACACCCAGGGGACCGTGACACCTGAGGGGCAGGAAGCCACTGATGCCTCAGAGATGACAAATGCAGAATCAACCACTGACACAGCTACAGACATGACGACAGACACCGCCACAGTGATGATTACAGAGGTGTCTGTAGAGGGTGGTATTGCTGCCGCTCAACCAGAG GAAGTGGATACGGGCTCCATAGCTGACATGCTGAGAGCCACAGCTGAGCAGGCCATGACACAGACTGGCTTTGTGTTTGATGAGACCACAGGGATGTACTACGACCACAGCACTGGCTTTTACTACGACTCG GCCAGTCAGTTGTACTATGATAACAACACAGGGATGTACTACTACTACGATGCAGAGAGTGGCAAGTACCAGTTCCACTCCAGGATAGAGGTTCCTACTGTACAGCCTGTCTCAGAGACCAGCCAGGTGAAAAAGAGCCTAGACAAGAAAGGAAGGAAGTGGAAGAAAGTTCCAGAGAGAACCGCCCGTCAGGATGATAAG GGCCTTGTAAAGGAGGAGCTGGACCTTGATGAGTGGGTGGAGCGGCGAATCCCCAAGAGGGGCGCAGGCTCGCGCAGGCAGAGGGGGCGGTCTCTTACTCCAGATGCTCCTCTGCAAAAAAAAATCTCCTTGAAGACTCGCCAGGCGAAGAGCGCCGAACGCTCgttgaagaggaagaagaggaaagaTGGTTTGCGCTCCGATGATGCGAGCAGctcgaggaggaggaagaagaagaaggctAAATCAGATAAACTCATCAAGAAAAAGAAGGCTAAAGCAGCGTCTGCGTCGCGGAGTGATGACTCGAGTGGGAACAATGATCCTGAGGAGGGGGAGATCACGGAGTCGGAGGGAGAATGGAAGTCtacctcttcctcccctcctcccaccAAATACAGCTCAGAGTCAGAGATAGAGAGTCAGGAAG TTGCTGAGAAGGTGTGGCCGCCCTGTGTGAGGGTGACAGTGGTCAGATCTCCAGTGTTACAGACAGGAACACTTTTCATCATCACAGCTGACTCTCCAGCCACCATTGGCAG GGAGAAGGATATGAACCATGCCATTAGTATATCTGAAATGGGAGTCAGTAAG CTCCATGCAGAGGTGTACTTTGACCAGGACCAACAGTGCTACATGCTAGTGGACCAGGGAAGCCAGAACGGAACTGTCCTCAATGGCAACCGAATCCTACAG CCCAACGCTAAGTGTGACCCTTGCCCTCTGACCCATGGGGATGAGGTGAAGATGGGAGAGACTGTTCTGTCCTTCCACATCCACGCAGGGACAGACACCTGTGACGGCTGTGAACCTGGACAGGTTATGGCTCACCTCAGCAAACACCAGAGGAACCAACCACTACAGGCCG GTCCAGCTCCAACCAAAGAGGACAAGGAGCTGCTCCGACAGAAAGAACTGAAACAGATGAAGGTTAAATATGGCCTGAAG AGCGCTGAGTATGAGGAGGATAAAGCCCTGAGGAAccccaggtatgtggaccgggCCGAGTCTCGCCGTCAGACCGTGGGCAGCGAGGGAGTCTTTCAACGGGATGACGCACCCGCCTCTGTACACGT TGAGATCAGTGAAGTCAACAAGGGAAGGAAGATGTTGGAGAAGATGGGCTGGAAGAAAGGAGAAGGCCTGGGCAAAGATGGAGCTGGAATGAAAGACCCG ATCCAGTTGAAGATCCGGAAGTCCCAGTCAGGCTTTGGGGCAGGAGCTGCTGTGTCGGTGGACGAGGCTGGGTCTCTGAGTAGGACCAAGACCCAAAGGAACTGGGAGAAGGCCAGGGAGCGGTTTAATGACACATGCCAGACAGAGACACCCACAGTCAAGAAGGAGCAGAGCCCAGCACCCAAACCTTGGGTTAAAGGAGAAGTGGCTGAGTGA
- the aggf1 gene encoding angiogenic factor with G patch and FHA domains 1 isoform X1, whose translation MVVTRCLCSTFRLIFLAERNEDVRPSEESKRIDGSMATNGEKASGGEEGSDSEVAELRQKVESLKQELKSCTKELTKLQKQLTKSERLQKSTLGYNEDLRKQVNKLSAEIHERKKKAKERAEAETQTEEYTWSETDYYNYYYGGGYYQGDGVATDTQGTVTPEGQEATDASEMTNAESTTDTATDMTTDTATVMITEVSVEGGIAAAQPEEVDTGSIADMLRATAEQAMTQTGFVFDETTGMYYDHSTGFYYDSASQLYYDNNTGMYYYYDAESGKYQFHSRIEVPTVQPVSETSQVKKSLDKKGRKWKKVPERTARQDDKGLVKEELDLDEWVERRIPKRGAGSRRQRGRSLTPDAPLQKKISLKTRQAKSAERSLKRKKRKDGLRSDDASSSRRRKKKKAKSDKLIKKKKAKAASASRSDDSSGNNDPEEGEITESEGEWKSTSSSPPPTKYSSESEIESQEVAEKVWPPCVRVTVVRSPVLQTGTLFIITADSPATIGREKDMNHAISISEMGVSKLHAEVYFDQDQQCYMLVDQGSQNGTVLNGNRILQPNAKCDPCPLTHGDEVKMGETVLSFHIHAGTDTCDGCEPGQVMAHLSKHQRNQPLQAGPAPTKEDKELLRQKELKQMKVKYGLKSAEYEEDKALRNPRYVDRAESRRQTVGSEGVFQRDDAPASVHVEISEVNKGRKMLEKMGWKKGEGLGKDGAGMKDPIQLKIRKSQSGFGAGAAVSVDEAGSLSRTKTQRNWEKARERFNDTCQTETPTVKKEQSPAPKPWVKGEVAE comes from the exons ACGGAAGTATGGCGACAAATGGAGAGAAGgcgagtggaggagaggaggggtcgGATTCCGAGGTGGCTGAGCTTCGCCAGAAAGTAGAGTCGCTAAAGCAAGAACTGAAAAGCTGCACAAAAGAACTGACCAAATTACAGAAACAACTGACCAAGTCTGAGAGGCTTCAGAAAAGCACATTAGGCTACAATGAAGACTTGAGGAAACAG GTCAACAAGCTTAGTGCAGAGATTCATGAACGAAAGAAAAAGGCGAAAGAGAGAGCTGAagctgagacacagacagaggaataTACCTGGTCAGAAACTG AttattacaactactactatgGAGGAGGCTACTACCAGGGTGATGGTGTGGCTACAGACACCCAGGGGACCGTGACACCTGAGGGGCAGGAAGCCACTGATGCCTCAGAGATGACAAATGCAGAATCAACCACTGACACAGCTACAGACATGACGACAGACACCGCCACAGTGATGATTACAGAGGTGTCTGTAGAGGGTGGTATTGCTGCCGCTCAACCAGAG GAAGTGGATACGGGCTCCATAGCTGACATGCTGAGAGCCACAGCTGAGCAGGCCATGACACAGACTGGCTTTGTGTTTGATGAGACCACAGGGATGTACTACGACCACAGCACTGGCTTTTACTACGACTCG GCCAGTCAGTTGTACTATGATAACAACACAGGGATGTACTACTACTACGATGCAGAGAGTGGCAAGTACCAGTTCCACTCCAGGATAGAGGTTCCTACTGTACAGCCTGTCTCAGAGACCAGCCAGGTGAAAAAGAGCCTAGACAAGAAAGGAAGGAAGTGGAAGAAAGTTCCAGAGAGAACCGCCCGTCAGGATGATAAG GGCCTTGTAAAGGAGGAGCTGGACCTTGATGAGTGGGTGGAGCGGCGAATCCCCAAGAGGGGCGCAGGCTCGCGCAGGCAGAGGGGGCGGTCTCTTACTCCAGATGCTCCTCTGCAAAAAAAAATCTCCTTGAAGACTCGCCAGGCGAAGAGCGCCGAACGCTCgttgaagaggaagaagaggaaagaTGGTTTGCGCTCCGATGATGCGAGCAGctcgaggaggaggaagaagaagaaggctAAATCAGATAAACTCATCAAGAAAAAGAAGGCTAAAGCAGCGTCTGCGTCGCGGAGTGATGACTCGAGTGGGAACAATGATCCTGAGGAGGGGGAGATCACGGAGTCGGAGGGAGAATGGAAGTCtacctcttcctcccctcctcccaccAAATACAGCTCAGAGTCAGAGATAGAGAGTCAGGAAG TTGCTGAGAAGGTGTGGCCGCCCTGTGTGAGGGTGACAGTGGTCAGATCTCCAGTGTTACAGACAGGAACACTTTTCATCATCACAGCTGACTCTCCAGCCACCATTGGCAG GGAGAAGGATATGAACCATGCCATTAGTATATCTGAAATGGGAGTCAGTAAG CTCCATGCAGAGGTGTACTTTGACCAGGACCAACAGTGCTACATGCTAGTGGACCAGGGAAGCCAGAACGGAACTGTCCTCAATGGCAACCGAATCCTACAG CCCAACGCTAAGTGTGACCCTTGCCCTCTGACCCATGGGGATGAGGTGAAGATGGGAGAGACTGTTCTGTCCTTCCACATCCACGCAGGGACAGACACCTGTGACGGCTGTGAACCTGGACAGGTTATGGCTCACCTCAGCAAACACCAGAGGAACCAACCACTACAGGCCG GTCCAGCTCCAACCAAAGAGGACAAGGAGCTGCTCCGACAGAAAGAACTGAAACAGATGAAGGTTAAATATGGCCTGAAG AGCGCTGAGTATGAGGAGGATAAAGCCCTGAGGAAccccaggtatgtggaccgggCCGAGTCTCGCCGTCAGACCGTGGGCAGCGAGGGAGTCTTTCAACGGGATGACGCACCCGCCTCTGTACACGT TGAGATCAGTGAAGTCAACAAGGGAAGGAAGATGTTGGAGAAGATGGGCTGGAAGAAAGGAGAAGGCCTGGGCAAAGATGGAGCTGGAATGAAAGACCCG ATCCAGTTGAAGATCCGGAAGTCCCAGTCAGGCTTTGGGGCAGGAGCTGCTGTGTCGGTGGACGAGGCTGGGTCTCTGAGTAGGACCAAGACCCAAAGGAACTGGGAGAAGGCCAGGGAGCGGTTTAATGACACATGCCAGACAGAGACACCCACAGTCAAGAAGGAGCAGAGCCCAGCACCCAAACCTTGGGTTAAAGGAGAAGTGGCTGAGTGA